The Glycine soja cultivar W05 chromosome 8, ASM419377v2, whole genome shotgun sequence genome has a window encoding:
- the LOC114423481 gene encoding glycerophosphodiester phosphodiesterase GDPDL4-like isoform X2: protein MLKPRAFPNAFSLLLLLLHSLLALVSARGSHRTTWNTLTGSPPLVIARGGSSGIFPDSSEYAYELAAQISLKNLIVWCDVQLTKDGEGICISNIKLENATDIDKIFENRSKTYSVNGVQTSAYFAVDYTLTELRSNVLLIQGDFARNPNFDDNFEILTVNEMITITPASGPWLNIQYDAFYAQHNLSMKNFVLSVSRTVNVSYISSPEAGFLRSIKAHINPRITKVVFRFLEKDEVDPSTNRTYGSLLKNLASIKTFASGILVPKGYIWPVDPTGLYLLPHTSLVSDAHKVGLEVFASDILNDIPISYNYSYDPVAEYLNFIDNGNFSVDGVLSDFPLTPSEAIDCFAHIGLNSPKKASMLNPYSTSSLYRNPKSNKKGQFLTLLDFLNLTKAQTSLLGVVIIIENAAYLARKQNLSVTEAVIDTLSKAGYDKPGAPKVMIQSTNSSVLLKFKEKTKYELVYKIDEIIRDAVDSAISDIKRFAHSVVVKKASVYPDRKQFVTGSTKIVPKFKSSNLTVYVETFSNEFVSQAWDFMSDATVEINTFVKDAGIDGVITDFPKTANRYRRNRCLNLGDRKPPYMKPVQLPGLLSKIDNFSLPPALAPVPPLTEAEVTEPPLPPLSKIAPSSPIAGTEPGAQPPRNAQAKVTVVFLLSTLTTVLVGSLLL, encoded by the exons ATGCTGAAGCCACGCGCTTTTCCCAATGcgttctctcttcttcttcttcttcttcattcgcTGCTCGCTCTGGTCTCTGCACGAGGATCTCACAGAACCACTTGGAACACTCTCACTG GAAGTCCACCATTGGTCATAGCACGTGGTGGGTCGTCAGGGATATTTCCTGATTCCAGTGAATATGCCTACGAATTGGCAGcacaaattagtttaaaaaatctCATTGTGTGGTGTGATGTGCAATTAACGAAAGATGGGGAGGGGATCTGCATCTCAAACATCAAGCTTGAAAATGCTACTGACATtgataaaatttttgaaaatagaagTAAGACATACTCAGTTAATGGTGTACAAACCAGTGCCTATTTTGCTGTTGACTACACCTTAACAGAGCTGCGTTCCAATGTCTTAT TGATTCAGGGAGATTTCGCTCGAAATCCAAATTTTGATGacaattttgaaattcttaCTGTGAATGAAATGATCACAATAACACCCGCATCTGGACCGTGGTTGAATATTCAG TATGATGCATTCTACGCTCAACACAATTTGAGTATGAAAAACTTTGTACTTTCTGTTTCTAGAACAGTAAATGTCAGTTATATCTCATCACCTGAAGCTGGTTTCCTGAGAAGTATAAAAGCACACATCAACCcaagaataacaaaagtggTCTTCAGGTTTCTGGAAAAAGATGAAGTAGATCCATCAACCAACCGGACTTATGGTTCACTGTTAAAAAACCTAGCATCTATCAAGACATTTGCTTCAGGAATACTTGTTCCCAAAGGATACATATGGCCTGTAGATCCAACAGGTCTTTATCTACTACCACATACATCTTTGGTCTCTGATGCACACAAAGTGGGACTTGAAGTCTTTGCTTCAGATATTCTGAACGATATTCCAATAAGCTATAATTACAGTTATGACCCTGTTGCTGAGTACCTCAATTTCATTGACAATGGAAACTTCTCTGTTGATGGTGTGTTGTCTGACTTCCCCCTAACGCCATCTGAAGCTATAG ACTGCTTTGCTCACATAGGCCTCAATTCCCCAAAGAAAG CCTCAATGTTGAACCCGTATTCTACAAGCTCTTTGTATAGGAACCCAAAATCTAACAAGAAGGGGCAATTTTTAACATTGTTAGATTTCTTGAACTTGACAAAAGCTCAGACTTCCCTATTAGGTGTTGTGATCATCATTGAG AATGCAGCCTATCTTGCAAGGAAACAAAATTTAAGTGTGACTGAAGCAGTGATTGATACTTTGAGCAAAGCAGGTTATGACAAACCAGGGGCTCCAAAAGTTATGATTCAATCCACTAATAGTTCTGTACTACTGAAATTCAAGGAGAAAACCAAGTACGAGCTTGTCTACAAGATTGATGAGATAATTCGTGATGCTGTTGATTCAGCTATTTCGGATATCAAAAGATTTGCTCATTCTGTGGTTGTCAAGAAGGCCTCTGTATATCCTGATCGTAAACAGTTTGTGACTGGCTCTACAAAGATTGTGCCAAAGTTCAAATCTTCTAATCTCACTGTTTATGTAGAAACATTCAGCAATGAGTTTGTATCTCAGGCATGGGATTTCATGTCAGATGCAACTGTGGAGATCAACACATTTGTTAAGGATGCCGGAATAGATGGTGTCATCACAGACTTCCCAAAAACAGCTAATAGATACAGAA GGAACAGATGCTTAAATTTGGGTGACAGAAAACCTCCTTACATGAAACCAGTTCAACTGCCCGGCCTTTTGTCAAAAATAGACAATTTTTCGTTGCCACCGGCATTGGCTCCTGTCCCTCCCCTGACTGAAGCTGAGGTGACAGAACCACCATTGCCTCCTCTTTCTAAAATAGCCCCATCTAGCCCTATTGCTGGGACTGAACCAGGAGCACAACCGCCGCGAAATGCACAGGCTAAGGTCACCGTCGTCTTCCTTTTGTCCACTCTGACTACTGTGCTTGTAGGTTCTCTTCTGCTTTGA
- the LOC114423481 gene encoding glycerophosphodiester phosphodiesterase GDPDL4-like isoform X1 — MLKPRAFPNAFSLLLLLLHSLLALVSARGSHRTTWNTLTGSPPLVIARGGSSGIFPDSSEYAYELAAQISLKNLIVWCDVQLTKDGEGICISNIKLENATDIDKIFENRSKTYSVNGVQTSAYFAVDYTLTELRSNVLLIQGDFARNPNFDDNFEILTVNEMITITPASGPWLNIQYDAFYAQHNLSMKNFVLSVSRTVNVSYISSPEAGFLRSIKAHINPRITKVVFRFLEKDEVDPSTNRTYGSLLKNLASIKTFASGILVPKGYIWPVDPTGLYLLPHTSLVSDAHKVGLEVFASDILNDIPISYNYSYDPVAEYLNFIDNGNFSVDGVLSDFPLTPSEAIDCFAHIGLNSPKKVNILVISKYGASGDYPPCTDLAYEKAISDGVDVLDCPVQMSKDGIPFCLSSIDLIESTDVALSSFSKLGKIIPEIKSGNGIFTFDLAWDDIKSLAPSMLNPYSTSSLYRNPKSNKKGQFLTLLDFLNLTKAQTSLLGVVIIIENAAYLARKQNLSVTEAVIDTLSKAGYDKPGAPKVMIQSTNSSVLLKFKEKTKYELVYKIDEIIRDAVDSAISDIKRFAHSVVVKKASVYPDRKQFVTGSTKIVPKFKSSNLTVYVETFSNEFVSQAWDFMSDATVEINTFVKDAGIDGVITDFPKTANRYRRNRCLNLGDRKPPYMKPVQLPGLLSKIDNFSLPPALAPVPPLTEAEVTEPPLPPLSKIAPSSPIAGTEPGAQPPRNAQAKVTVVFLLSTLTTVLVGSLLL; from the exons ATGCTGAAGCCACGCGCTTTTCCCAATGcgttctctcttcttcttcttcttcttcattcgcTGCTCGCTCTGGTCTCTGCACGAGGATCTCACAGAACCACTTGGAACACTCTCACTG GAAGTCCACCATTGGTCATAGCACGTGGTGGGTCGTCAGGGATATTTCCTGATTCCAGTGAATATGCCTACGAATTGGCAGcacaaattagtttaaaaaatctCATTGTGTGGTGTGATGTGCAATTAACGAAAGATGGGGAGGGGATCTGCATCTCAAACATCAAGCTTGAAAATGCTACTGACATtgataaaatttttgaaaatagaagTAAGACATACTCAGTTAATGGTGTACAAACCAGTGCCTATTTTGCTGTTGACTACACCTTAACAGAGCTGCGTTCCAATGTCTTAT TGATTCAGGGAGATTTCGCTCGAAATCCAAATTTTGATGacaattttgaaattcttaCTGTGAATGAAATGATCACAATAACACCCGCATCTGGACCGTGGTTGAATATTCAG TATGATGCATTCTACGCTCAACACAATTTGAGTATGAAAAACTTTGTACTTTCTGTTTCTAGAACAGTAAATGTCAGTTATATCTCATCACCTGAAGCTGGTTTCCTGAGAAGTATAAAAGCACACATCAACCcaagaataacaaaagtggTCTTCAGGTTTCTGGAAAAAGATGAAGTAGATCCATCAACCAACCGGACTTATGGTTCACTGTTAAAAAACCTAGCATCTATCAAGACATTTGCTTCAGGAATACTTGTTCCCAAAGGATACATATGGCCTGTAGATCCAACAGGTCTTTATCTACTACCACATACATCTTTGGTCTCTGATGCACACAAAGTGGGACTTGAAGTCTTTGCTTCAGATATTCTGAACGATATTCCAATAAGCTATAATTACAGTTATGACCCTGTTGCTGAGTACCTCAATTTCATTGACAATGGAAACTTCTCTGTTGATGGTGTGTTGTCTGACTTCCCCCTAACGCCATCTGAAGCTATAG ACTGCTTTGCTCACATAGGCCTCAATTCCCCAAAGAAAG TTAACATCTTGGTCATTTCAAAATATGGAGCGAGTGGAGATTATCCTCCTTGTACTGACTTGGCATATGAAAAAGCTATTTCAGATGGTGTGGATGTTCTTGACTGTCCTGTTCAAATGTCAAAGGATGGAATACCATTTTGCTTAAGCTCTATTGATCTTATAGAGAGCACAGATGTTGCTCTATCAAGTTTCAGCAAACTTGGCAAAATTATCCCAGAGATCAAATCTGGCAATGGAATATTTACATTTGACTTGGCTTGGGATGATATAAAAAGCTTGGCCC CCTCAATGTTGAACCCGTATTCTACAAGCTCTTTGTATAGGAACCCAAAATCTAACAAGAAGGGGCAATTTTTAACATTGTTAGATTTCTTGAACTTGACAAAAGCTCAGACTTCCCTATTAGGTGTTGTGATCATCATTGAG AATGCAGCCTATCTTGCAAGGAAACAAAATTTAAGTGTGACTGAAGCAGTGATTGATACTTTGAGCAAAGCAGGTTATGACAAACCAGGGGCTCCAAAAGTTATGATTCAATCCACTAATAGTTCTGTACTACTGAAATTCAAGGAGAAAACCAAGTACGAGCTTGTCTACAAGATTGATGAGATAATTCGTGATGCTGTTGATTCAGCTATTTCGGATATCAAAAGATTTGCTCATTCTGTGGTTGTCAAGAAGGCCTCTGTATATCCTGATCGTAAACAGTTTGTGACTGGCTCTACAAAGATTGTGCCAAAGTTCAAATCTTCTAATCTCACTGTTTATGTAGAAACATTCAGCAATGAGTTTGTATCTCAGGCATGGGATTTCATGTCAGATGCAACTGTGGAGATCAACACATTTGTTAAGGATGCCGGAATAGATGGTGTCATCACAGACTTCCCAAAAACAGCTAATAGATACAGAA GGAACAGATGCTTAAATTTGGGTGACAGAAAACCTCCTTACATGAAACCAGTTCAACTGCCCGGCCTTTTGTCAAAAATAGACAATTTTTCGTTGCCACCGGCATTGGCTCCTGTCCCTCCCCTGACTGAAGCTGAGGTGACAGAACCACCATTGCCTCCTCTTTCTAAAATAGCCCCATCTAGCCCTATTGCTGGGACTGAACCAGGAGCACAACCGCCGCGAAATGCACAGGCTAAGGTCACCGTCGTCTTCCTTTTGTCCACTCTGACTACTGTGCTTGTAGGTTCTCTTCTGCTTTGA